The following coding sequences are from one Polynucleobacter sp. JS-JIR-II-50 window:
- the ompA gene encoding outer membrane protein OmpA encodes MNKTLRVLLASVITVSATAAMASDNWQNGDGALNWKNGDGTLCWRDSNWTPATAAKGCDGALVAAAAAGVSQSKITLQADTLYDFNKSDLKPEGKATLDKIAADLSKIKLEVIIAVGNTDSVGTDAYNMALGQRRAQSVKTYLVSKGVDGSRIYTESKGKSNPVASNATAEGRAKNRRTDIEVVGTAAK; translated from the coding sequence ATGAACAAAACCCTAAGAGTGTTGCTCGCTTCTGTTATTACTGTTTCTGCTACTGCAGCAATGGCTTCTGATAACTGGCAAAACGGCGATGGCGCCCTAAACTGGAAAAACGGCGATGGCACATTGTGCTGGCGCGATAGCAACTGGACACCTGCTACTGCAGCTAAAGGTTGTGACGGTGCGTTAGTTGCTGCTGCTGCTGCTGGCGTTAGCCAAAGCAAGATTACTTTGCAAGCTGACACACTTTATGACTTCAACAAGTCTGACTTGAAACCAGAAGGTAAAGCTACTTTGGACAAGATCGCTGCTGATTTGAGCAAGATCAAGTTAGAAGTAATCATCGCTGTTGGTAACACTGACAGCGTTGGTACAGATGCATACAACATGGCCCTCGGTCAGCGTCGTGCGCAATCTGTTAAGACATACCTCGTAAGCAAGGGTGTTGACGGTAGCCGTATCTACACAGAATCTAAAGGCAAGAGCAATCCAGTTGCATCAAATGCAACTGCTGAAGGCCGCGCTAAGAACCGCCGTACTGACATCGAAGTTGTTGGTACAGCAGCTAAGTAA
- the ubiG gene encoding bifunctional 2-polyprenyl-6-hydroxyphenol methylase/3-demethylubiquinol 3-O-methyltransferase UbiG yields the protein MNVDQSEIAKFSALAHRWWDPNSEFKPLHAINPLRLNWIKSFVSLEGKKVVDIGCGGGILAESISQSGADTTGIDLSEKALKVAELHALEVGANLTYRSISAEALADEQPEQYDVVTCMEMLEHVPDPASVVRACAKLCKPGGTLFFSTLNRSPKSYLFAIIGAEYILKLLPRGTHEYAKFIKPSELVAFTRHASLEMLGMKGLSYNPLTQIYSLSDDVDVNYMIAVRK from the coding sequence ATGAACGTCGACCAATCAGAAATCGCCAAATTTAGCGCCCTAGCCCATCGCTGGTGGGACCCCAATAGCGAATTCAAACCTCTACATGCCATCAACCCGCTACGTCTAAACTGGATTAAGTCCTTCGTTAGCCTAGAAGGCAAGAAGGTGGTTGATATTGGTTGCGGTGGCGGCATATTGGCAGAATCTATTTCTCAATCAGGTGCAGATACAACCGGTATTGATTTATCTGAAAAAGCTCTCAAAGTAGCTGAATTACATGCTTTAGAGGTAGGTGCAAACCTTACTTATCGCTCCATCTCAGCTGAAGCGCTTGCTGATGAGCAGCCCGAACAATACGATGTAGTGACTTGCATGGAGATGCTTGAACATGTACCAGACCCAGCGTCAGTGGTGCGCGCTTGCGCCAAGCTCTGCAAACCTGGTGGCACGTTATTTTTTAGCACCCTCAACCGCAGCCCTAAGTCCTACTTATTTGCCATTATTGGCGCTGAATATATTCTGAAATTACTTCCTAGAGGCACTCACGAGTACGCTAAATTCATCAAACCTTCTGAATTAGTAGCCTTTACTCGTCATGCGAGTTTAGAGATGCTGGGTATGAAAGGTCTTAGCTATAACCCACTCACTCAGATCTACAGCTTGAGTGATGATGTCGATGTGAACTATATGATTGCCGTTCGCAAATAA
- a CDS encoding HAD family hydrolase, with the protein MSNLFSPYVGIFFDLDGTLADTAPDLVAATNQLLVARNLEPKPYEFLRPYASAGARGLLEGAFGISPDHADFILLRDEFFSNYEKALLVESKLFDDMGHLLDQMDEARLPWGIVTNKSERFTNPLTELMGLRQRAISTVSGDTTSYSKPHPEPILHAARIAKVDPTKSLYVGDDIRDVVAGKAAGMKTVAAAYGYCGCKEPPEAWGADYIVNKPLELLQIIFPNRE; encoded by the coding sequence ATGAGCAATCTTTTTAGTCCTTATGTCGGAATCTTTTTTGATTTAGATGGCACGCTAGCCGATACTGCGCCCGATTTAGTAGCGGCAACCAATCAATTGCTCGTTGCGCGTAATCTTGAGCCCAAGCCTTATGAATTTCTGCGTCCTTATGCTTCAGCTGGTGCCCGCGGATTACTTGAAGGTGCCTTTGGCATTAGTCCCGATCACGCAGATTTCATCCTATTGCGCGATGAGTTTTTCAGTAATTACGAAAAAGCATTGCTGGTAGAGAGCAAGCTATTTGATGATATGGGCCATCTGCTGGATCAAATGGATGAAGCGAGACTCCCCTGGGGCATCGTTACCAATAAAAGCGAACGCTTTACCAACCCCCTCACTGAATTAATGGGTTTGCGCCAAAGAGCTATTTCTACCGTTTCTGGTGATACAACATCGTATTCAAAACCCCATCCTGAACCCATCTTGCACGCCGCCAGAATAGCCAAGGTAGATCCTACAAAATCGCTTTATGTAGGAGATGACATTAGAGATGTTGTGGCAGGCAAAGCAGCTGGGATGAAGACGGTGGCAGCAGCTTATGGCTACTGTGGCTGTAAAGAGCCCCCAGAGGCCTGGGGGGCGGATTACATCGTCAATAAGCCGCTCGAGCTACTTCAAATCATCTTTCCCAATAGGGAATAA
- a CDS encoding TonB-dependent receptor domain-containing protein, translating to MKHQEVFRPRNQLVWISSFALLYGGSFSVWANAQDIELPRIDIVGREENALYKIPGTVDVINQQRMEELQPQSLQDVLKTVPGVNVRGDEGGLGSIPNIGIRGLNPSRSSKVLLLEDGAPIQPSLFISNASYYSPPVEQIGGIEVLKGASGLKYGPSNIGGVVNYLSKTPAPGFKLTGKVGNYGYRYAELEAGGESSSNGAIGGINLIQSESNGYQGNGFKMYDILVKGGVEIAQNQWLSLKYTHYDNNINTSYVGLRPNQFSTHSRDNPAPNDRFITQRNAVDLNHAIEISPETKINTLMYWSRLSRDYWRQSIVKRTQESTVFRACNVGTDCLIGRNREFQMLGIDSRVSHAYKALGISNEAEFGLRMHTESQINQLVSSKTLAYSGRLTSQEDNKANSVAVYAQNRFLLSKDFALIPGVRVESYNQTRSNPATGKAGSAKNIETIPQIGATWQLIPQVQAYGSVYKGFAPAQLATAIDDKGVDQQLAPERSTNAELGLRGRSGAFTYDSAIFSMNFSNQIVNQSLAAGISKANGGKSLHQGAEMSLAYALGGGWGINGNATYIPVAKFVGTSSLGRDGNRIPYTPKLTSNLGVSYEKNGFNTLVSLNYVSTQYADSANTVAQNTIGTLGEVPSFTTVNWSANYAINKDWKLFGVINNVFNKRYISSRSPDGIFAGAPLNFQAGMSYQFN from the coding sequence ATGAAGCATCAAGAAGTTTTTCGTCCTCGAAATCAGTTAGTCTGGATTTCATCGTTTGCATTGTTATATGGAGGATCTTTTTCGGTTTGGGCCAATGCTCAAGATATTGAGTTACCTAGGATTGATATTGTTGGGCGAGAGGAAAATGCCCTGTATAAAATTCCTGGTACGGTTGATGTCATTAATCAACAGAGGATGGAGGAGCTACAACCTCAGTCCCTACAAGATGTATTAAAGACGGTTCCTGGTGTTAATGTCCGCGGAGATGAGGGTGGCCTAGGGTCTATTCCAAATATTGGCATTCGGGGGTTAAATCCGAGTCGCAGCTCCAAGGTTCTTCTGTTGGAGGATGGTGCCCCCATTCAACCAAGCCTCTTTATTTCCAATGCTTCCTATTACAGCCCGCCTGTAGAGCAAATCGGTGGGATTGAAGTTTTAAAGGGCGCATCGGGTCTGAAATATGGACCATCCAATATTGGTGGCGTAGTGAATTACCTTAGCAAAACACCTGCTCCAGGATTTAAGTTAACCGGAAAAGTGGGTAATTACGGATATCGCTATGCAGAGCTTGAGGCAGGGGGGGAATCGTCATCGAATGGTGCCATTGGAGGAATAAACCTGATTCAATCTGAGTCCAATGGTTACCAAGGCAATGGTTTCAAGATGTACGACATCTTGGTGAAAGGGGGAGTGGAGATTGCACAGAATCAGTGGTTAAGTCTGAAATACACCCATTACGATAACAATATCAATACCTCGTATGTAGGTCTGCGCCCAAATCAGTTCAGCACGCACTCAAGAGATAATCCAGCGCCAAATGACCGCTTTATTACCCAAAGAAATGCAGTAGATCTCAACCATGCTATTGAAATCAGCCCAGAGACCAAAATCAATACCTTGATGTATTGGAGTAGGTTATCTAGAGATTATTGGCGGCAAAGTATTGTTAAACGCACACAGGAATCGACAGTCTTTAGAGCCTGCAACGTAGGTACTGATTGTCTGATTGGACGAAATCGAGAGTTTCAAATGTTGGGCATCGATTCTCGGGTAAGTCATGCCTATAAGGCTCTAGGGATTTCTAATGAAGCAGAGTTTGGATTGCGCATGCATACCGAATCTCAAATCAATCAATTAGTGAGCTCCAAAACTTTAGCCTATTCTGGCCGACTCACTTCGCAGGAAGATAACAAGGCTAATTCAGTGGCGGTCTATGCTCAAAACCGTTTCTTGCTGAGTAAAGACTTTGCACTTATTCCTGGGGTACGAGTAGAAAGTTATAACCAGACCCGTTCAAATCCTGCGACTGGTAAAGCAGGTAGCGCCAAGAATATAGAAACTATTCCGCAAATTGGTGCTACCTGGCAGCTTATTCCCCAAGTGCAGGCGTACGGTAGTGTTTATAAAGGTTTTGCGCCAGCACAGTTAGCCACCGCAATTGATGACAAAGGAGTTGATCAGCAGTTAGCCCCAGAACGCTCAACTAATGCGGAGCTCGGGCTGCGTGGTCGCTCGGGTGCTTTTACTTATGATTCAGCTATTTTTAGCATGAACTTCAGTAATCAAATTGTGAATCAGAGCTTAGCTGCCGGAATTTCTAAAGCCAATGGCGGTAAAAGTTTGCATCAAGGTGCTGAGATGTCCTTGGCTTATGCGCTAGGAGGAGGATGGGGCATTAACGGTAATGCTACTTACATCCCGGTGGCTAAGTTTGTTGGCACTAGCTCTTTGGGACGAGATGGTAATCGCATTCCATACACGCCTAAATTAACTTCCAATCTTGGAGTTAGCTATGAAAAGAATGGCTTCAATACTTTAGTTAGTCTAAATTATGTTTCCACTCAATATGCGGATTCAGCAAATACAGTTGCGCAAAATACCATTGGAACTTTAGGTGAAGTGCCCTCCTTTACTACAGTGAATTGGAGTGCTAATTACGCTATTAACAAAGATTGGAAATTGTTTGGAGTGATTAACAATGTATTTAATAAAAGATATATATCGAGCCGGAGTCCTGATGGGATTTTTGCTGGAGCGCCCCTCAATTTCCAAGCTGGTATGAGTTATCAATTCAATTAA
- the hemP gene encoding hemin uptake protein HemP — translation MNEKNILDLDSKCIRSNQLLPRCIPSETLLGHTKQIFILHDGHPYQLRITKLGKLILTK, via the coding sequence TTGAACGAGAAAAATATCTTAGACCTTGATTCAAAATGTATTCGATCAAATCAACTTTTGCCTAGATGCATTCCAAGCGAAACCTTATTAGGCCACACAAAGCAGATCTTCATTTTGCATGATGGGCATCCATATCAATTGCGCATCACTAAATTAGGGAAACTCATTTTGACGAAGTAA
- a CDS encoding energy transducer TonB, translated as MFAPQIKTPSSSERDSSSAVNESHAHSDSKGSGHHALGAARQVIYSPKPHYPLASRQLKEQGLVIARLCVSEQGLVQEVGITQSSGFQGLDRSAIKALAQWRFEPISIAPPQVSLQCFQTPIQFTLEG; from the coding sequence TTGTTCGCACCCCAAATCAAGACACCTTCCAGCAGTGAGCGCGATAGTTCCAGTGCTGTAAATGAATCCCATGCGCATAGTGATAGCAAGGGATCTGGGCATCACGCATTGGGTGCAGCTAGACAGGTTATATACAGCCCCAAACCCCATTACCCCTTAGCCAGCAGACAGCTTAAGGAACAGGGTTTGGTCATTGCAAGATTATGTGTAAGTGAGCAAGGCCTTGTGCAAGAAGTTGGCATCACCCAAAGCTCAGGCTTTCAGGGTTTGGATCGCTCAGCCATCAAGGCTTTGGCTCAGTGGAGATTTGAGCCCATTTCAATAGCTCCTCCCCAGGTTTCTTTGCAATGCTTTCAAACACCTATTCAATTTACCTTGGAAGGCTAG
- a CDS encoding class I SAM-dependent methyltransferase, producing MTQSATLQWEEGGQICSAQWHSENGITPHKKIQVADDTLTADIAYRLACEGTAMLYKGDFQNARQLLQALVRRVDKPSKKSTRADRAAKEKTKSPIDTFNLHRLTQSQRARILGMVLIPVNADHTISLRRAPDVTKACLEAYGAQENSYVISLRELLGVISAHEWRKTGVQVLTRDDEEVRIHPHYGVFSPVRSEYISLVLKAPLPAAIKQSSVAFDIGTGTGVLAVVLALRDIQKIVATDLSDRAIACAKENIDHLGLNSQIEIQKANLFPDGKAALIVCNPPWLPARPSSSLEHAVYDPESQMLKGFLGGLKDHLLPNGEGWLILSDLAEYLGLRTREELLNWIDQAGLKVIAHLDTKPTHNKAFDKADALHAARSKEVTSLWRLTQK from the coding sequence GTGACTCAATCGGCAACCCTTCAATGGGAAGAGGGCGGACAAATCTGTTCCGCTCAATGGCATTCTGAAAATGGCATTACTCCCCATAAAAAGATTCAGGTCGCCGATGACACGCTGACTGCTGATATTGCTTATCGCTTAGCCTGTGAAGGCACTGCGATGCTTTACAAGGGTGACTTTCAGAATGCGCGGCAACTCTTGCAGGCTTTGGTCAGGAGGGTGGATAAGCCTTCCAAGAAATCTACCAGGGCTGACAGGGCTGCAAAAGAGAAAACCAAAAGCCCCATAGATACATTTAATCTGCATCGTCTTACCCAATCCCAGCGTGCTCGTATTTTGGGTATGGTTCTCATTCCGGTAAATGCTGACCATACAATATCCTTGAGGCGTGCGCCAGATGTAACTAAGGCCTGCCTTGAGGCCTATGGAGCGCAAGAAAATTCCTATGTTATTTCCTTGCGTGAGTTGCTTGGAGTCATTAGTGCTCATGAGTGGCGCAAGACGGGTGTGCAAGTTCTTACTAGGGATGATGAAGAGGTTCGCATTCATCCGCACTATGGCGTTTTCTCTCCTGTGCGTAGTGAATATATTAGCTTGGTGCTGAAAGCCCCGCTGCCGGCAGCCATAAAACAAAGCTCTGTAGCCTTTGATATTGGTACGGGCACCGGAGTGTTAGCAGTTGTTTTAGCTCTGCGAGATATTCAGAAGATTGTTGCGACCGATCTAAGTGATCGAGCGATTGCTTGTGCGAAAGAAAATATTGACCACTTAGGCTTAAATTCACAAATTGAAATTCAGAAAGCCAATCTTTTTCCAGACGGCAAAGCAGCGCTCATTGTTTGTAATCCACCATGGCTACCTGCAAGACCGAGTTCCTCACTAGAGCATGCTGTGTATGACCCTGAGAGCCAGATGTTGAAGGGTTTCTTGGGTGGGTTAAAAGATCATCTGCTGCCAAATGGCGAGGGTTGGCTCATTCTGTCTGACCTTGCGGAGTACTTGGGCTTGAGAACAAGAGAAGAGCTTCTGAATTGGATTGATCAGGCGGGTTTAAAAGTGATTGCGCATTTAGATACGAAGCCAACGCATAACAAGGCATTTGATAAAGCTGATGCATTGCATGCAGCGAGATCTAAAGAAGTCACTTCACTGTGGCGATTAACCCAAAAGTAG
- a CDS encoding pirin family protein, with protein sequence MIRNIQTIIPGIATSDGAGVKLRRSLGGQNQVRLDPFLMLDEFSSNDPNDYVAGFPAHPHRGFETVTYMLEGHMLHEDHLGNQGHLKTGGVQWMTAGRGIIHSEMPQQVSGAMRGFQLWINLPAKEKMKPAGYKDIQVEDIPKITLANGGSVKIIAGAYSHEDNAVQGPIQGITTAPLFLDIQLPPNTEFEQRIPKELNAFVYACEGELELGGPMMPAPKQAAIVLGDGDLLKARAGSVGAQFIVLAALPLHEPIVQYGPFVMNTRAEIEQAIDDYQNNRFVVS encoded by the coding sequence ATGATCCGCAATATCCAAACTATTATTCCTGGCATTGCCACATCTGATGGTGCGGGTGTGAAATTGCGTCGTAGTCTGGGCGGTCAAAATCAAGTTAGGTTAGATCCTTTTTTGATGCTTGATGAGTTTTCCTCTAACGATCCAAATGATTATGTGGCAGGCTTTCCGGCTCATCCCCATCGAGGTTTTGAGACGGTGACCTACATGCTGGAAGGTCATATGTTGCATGAGGATCATTTAGGAAATCAAGGCCACCTAAAGACTGGTGGCGTGCAATGGATGACGGCAGGGCGCGGCATTATTCACTCAGAGATGCCGCAGCAAGTGAGCGGTGCCATGCGCGGCTTTCAGTTATGGATTAATTTGCCCGCTAAAGAAAAGATGAAGCCGGCTGGCTATAAAGATATCCAGGTTGAAGATATTCCAAAGATTACTTTGGCAAATGGCGGCTCAGTGAAGATTATTGCGGGCGCCTATAGCCATGAGGACAATGCAGTTCAAGGACCAATTCAAGGGATCACTACTGCGCCATTATTTCTAGATATACAGTTGCCACCCAACACAGAGTTTGAGCAACGCATTCCAAAAGAACTCAATGCATTTGTTTATGCATGCGAAGGTGAGCTGGAATTAGGTGGGCCAATGATGCCGGCTCCAAAGCAGGCGGCTATTGTTCTTGGTGATGGCGATCTTTTAAAAGCGAGAGCGGGATCTGTAGGCGCGCAATTTATTGTTCTAGCAGCTTTGCCCTTGCATGAGCCTATCGTTCAGTACGGCCCATTTGTAATGAATACTCGTGCTGAAATTGAACAGGCCATAGATGATTATCAAAACAATCGGTTTGTGGTTTCCTAG
- a CDS encoding carboxymuconolactone decarboxylase family protein, which translates to MSERLIPYQPMDLAEPAELVAAIRKRRGGQFINLDRMLLHSVPIAEGWNHFIGEIRNNLSLDPKLRELAMCGVAVLNGAEYEFFHHAPPFKKAGGTEEQVQGLRLIGQPNFPKDLYSPVENDAAELTFQMTRNIKVDPELMKRLQKALGSTDTVELVTVIAAYNMVSRFLIALDVNPEDHPPA; encoded by the coding sequence ATGTCAGAACGTTTAATTCCCTACCAGCCAATGGATTTGGCAGAGCCAGCAGAGTTGGTTGCTGCTATTCGCAAAAGACGGGGCGGTCAGTTTATTAATTTAGATCGCATGCTCTTGCATAGCGTTCCAATTGCAGAGGGCTGGAATCACTTTATTGGTGAGATTCGTAATAACCTGTCTTTGGATCCAAAGCTGCGTGAGTTGGCCATGTGTGGCGTAGCGGTCTTGAATGGTGCTGAGTATGAATTCTTTCACCATGCGCCACCTTTCAAGAAAGCCGGCGGCACTGAGGAGCAGGTCCAAGGCTTACGACTCATTGGACAGCCGAATTTTCCAAAAGATCTTTACTCCCCGGTGGAGAACGACGCTGCCGAACTCACTTTTCAGATGACGCGCAATATCAAAGTGGATCCTGAATTAATGAAGCGCTTACAAAAGGCTTTGGGAAGCACGGATACCGTGGAATTGGTAACGGTAATCGCCGCTTACAACATGGTGTCTCGATTCTTGATAGCGCTGGATGTCAATCCTGAAGATCATCCTCCGGCTTAA
- a CDS encoding tripartite tricarboxylate transporter substrate binding protein — protein MQDLVKMAKKAFKNSLLATFMALGVSGVVLAQNAGVGTWPTQKPIRLIAVFPPGGSVDQVARVLAPALQAELKQNVIVENVGGASGVIGTSAMTRSDPDGYTFAVVFDTHGVNPSLKDKLPYDTIKDIAPVILVGTSPMVLVASKKSGITSFKQLVDLSKTGKQFSYGSIGIGSLGHLAMARLAKQAGFDWNHIPYRGGGPLMQDALGGQVELAVGSEFLVKPHIDNGGVIPLVITTAKRSPSLPNVPTISESGFPGFSAPAWWAVLAPGKTSPAVIDAMNKALNKALKTPAVAEKFKMQGIQIVGGTPVAAQEFIGKQIGIWGKFVIENNIKETAQ, from the coding sequence ATGCAGGATTTAGTGAAAATGGCTAAAAAAGCCTTTAAAAACAGTCTATTAGCTACTTTTATGGCCTTGGGAGTAAGCGGTGTAGTTCTGGCACAAAATGCGGGTGTTGGCACATGGCCCACTCAAAAGCCAATTCGTTTAATTGCGGTCTTTCCGCCAGGAGGCTCAGTTGACCAGGTTGCTCGTGTATTGGCACCCGCCTTGCAAGCAGAGCTGAAGCAAAACGTGATTGTTGAAAACGTAGGTGGCGCCTCTGGTGTGATTGGTACCTCTGCAATGACTCGGTCCGATCCAGATGGCTACACCTTTGCGGTGGTGTTTGATACCCATGGCGTGAATCCAAGCCTAAAAGATAAACTTCCCTATGACACGATTAAAGATATTGCCCCCGTGATTCTGGTTGGCACATCACCGATGGTGTTGGTTGCCAGTAAAAAATCTGGTATCACTAGCTTTAAGCAATTAGTGGATCTTTCTAAGACAGGCAAGCAATTTAGTTACGGTTCGATTGGCATTGGTAGCTTGGGTCACCTAGCAATGGCGCGCCTTGCAAAACAAGCGGGCTTTGATTGGAATCACATCCCTTATCGTGGTGGCGGCCCTTTGATGCAAGATGCTTTGGGTGGTCAAGTGGAGTTGGCGGTAGGCTCAGAGTTTTTGGTGAAGCCACATATCGATAATGGTGGAGTCATTCCGCTAGTGATTACAACCGCCAAGCGTTCACCATCTTTGCCTAATGTACCGACAATTTCTGAGAGTGGCTTTCCAGGCTTTAGCGCGCCAGCATGGTGGGCGGTACTAGCTCCTGGTAAAACATCTCCAGCAGTGATTGATGCAATGAACAAAGCCTTGAACAAAGCATTGAAGACGCCTGCTGTTGCCGAGAAGTTCAAAATGCAAGGCATTCAAATTGTTGGCGGTACCCCTGTTGCTGCACAAGAGTTTATCGGCAAGCAAATTGGTATCTGGGGCAAGTTCGTAATTGAAAACAATATTAAAGAAACTGCTCAGTAA
- a CDS encoding sulfurtransferase, with translation MKSILNIAAYLFVSLDGLAELRAKMLDECNARQLKGTILLTGEGINMFLAGKTDELRGFLDWLRTDPRFAPLQAKESWSEDQPFKKMLIKLKNEIIRMNHPAIRPEEGRANFITPKKLQEWLDRGTDDLGRPVVMVDTRNAFEVDYGTFENALHFNIEKFTEFPAAISAHKDDLVDKTLVSFCTGGIRCEKSGLYMREIGMEHSYQLEGGILKYFEEVGSAHYQGSCFVFDEREALEPNLDSIPVEHSIRKKLKASQA, from the coding sequence ATGAAGTCGATTCTAAATATTGCCGCCTATTTATTTGTCAGCCTAGATGGCTTGGCAGAGCTGCGCGCCAAAATGCTGGATGAATGCAATGCCCGCCAGCTGAAGGGAACCATTCTATTGACTGGTGAAGGCATCAACATGTTCCTTGCCGGCAAAACAGATGAGCTACGTGGATTTCTGGATTGGCTCCGCACCGATCCCCGCTTTGCCCCACTTCAAGCAAAGGAAAGTTGGTCCGAGGATCAACCCTTCAAGAAGATGTTGATCAAACTCAAAAATGAAATTATTCGCATGAATCACCCAGCGATTCGTCCTGAGGAAGGTCGCGCTAATTTCATTACCCCCAAAAAATTGCAAGAGTGGTTAGATCGCGGCACTGACGATCTAGGCCGTCCTGTAGTGATGGTAGATACTCGCAACGCCTTTGAAGTCGACTACGGCACTTTTGAGAATGCATTGCATTTCAATATTGAAAAGTTTACTGAGTTTCCAGCGGCAATTTCTGCACATAAAGATGATTTAGTCGATAAGACGCTGGTCAGCTTTTGTACGGGGGGTATTCGCTGTGAAAAATCTGGCTTGTATATGCGCGAGATTGGTATGGAGCATAGCTACCAGCTAGAAGGCGGTATTTTGAAATATTTCGAAGAGGTGGGTTCTGCGCATTACCAAGGCAGCTGCTTTGTCTTTGATGAGCGTGAGGCATTGGAGCCAAACCTAGACTCCATCCCCGTAGAACACTCCATTCGAAAGAAACTCAAAGCCAGTCAAGCCTGA
- a CDS encoding tripartite tricarboxylate transporter substrate binding protein yields MSNMINRQKPIFLSSLLSAFLGLALHFNAQAQSAPLAYPTKPIKLIAPVAAGGGLDNIARAVAEKLSRSIGQTVVVENMGGGGGSIASQATAKAPADGYTLMIAYVGTHGTNPAVRKLPYDAIKDFTPIGMIGATPNVLIINPDLPIKNFKEFVDYAKKNPAKLSYGSAGPGTLTHLGMEQLKLAAGIFMVHVPYRGVGPAYTDLLAGQTQAMFPTLFAALPYINTNRVRGLAVTGAKRSPVAPNIPTFKELGYNGFDGQQWYGLVGPANLPPAIVAKLNAELNKVLALPDFSEKMTSEALTLMPMTPPQFTNYIKEDIARWAKVAKDRNIEID; encoded by the coding sequence ATGTCTAATATGATCAATCGGCAAAAGCCGATTTTTTTGTCATCCCTTCTATCTGCTTTTTTGGGATTGGCACTCCATTTCAATGCGCAGGCGCAAAGTGCACCATTAGCCTACCCAACCAAACCTATCAAACTGATTGCGCCAGTAGCTGCTGGTGGTGGACTGGATAATATTGCGCGTGCTGTTGCGGAAAAGCTCTCCCGATCTATTGGCCAAACAGTAGTTGTAGAAAATATGGGGGGTGGTGGCGGATCCATTGCCTCACAAGCAACTGCTAAGGCGCCAGCTGATGGCTACACACTCATGATTGCTTATGTAGGGACACACGGCACCAACCCTGCTGTACGCAAACTACCTTATGACGCCATTAAAGATTTCACACCGATTGGCATGATTGGTGCAACACCTAACGTACTTATTATCAATCCTGATCTACCTATCAAGAATTTCAAAGAGTTTGTGGATTACGCCAAAAAGAATCCTGCCAAGTTAAGTTATGGATCTGCTGGTCCCGGCACTCTGACGCATCTCGGCATGGAGCAACTAAAGCTAGCCGCTGGAATATTTATGGTGCACGTGCCTTATCGTGGCGTAGGTCCTGCCTACACGGATTTATTGGCGGGCCAGACTCAGGCCATGTTCCCTACTCTATTTGCAGCGCTACCGTACATCAACACAAATAGGGTCCGCGGGCTTGCAGTTACTGGAGCTAAACGTAGCCCAGTAGCACCCAATATTCCTACCTTCAAAGAGCTTGGATATAACGGCTTTGATGGCCAACAGTGGTATGGCTTGGTAGGCCCTGCAAATCTTCCACCCGCGATTGTTGCAAAGCTCAATGCTGAATTAAACAAAGTTCTCGCATTGCCAGACTTCTCAGAAAAAATGACGAGTGAGGCTTTGACATTGATGCCAATGACACCCCCTCAATTTACCAATTACATCAAAGAAGATATTGCACGCTGGGCTAAGGTTGCCAAAGACCGCAATATTGAAATCGATTAA